A single Paracoccus pantotrophus DNA region contains:
- the pyrH gene encoding UMP kinase produces the protein MSESASKTRGSYSRVMLKISGEALMGDQGYGLHPPTVARIAQEVKSVHDMGVEICMVIGGGNIFRGLQGSAQGMERATADYMGMLATVMNALAMQAALEALKIHTRVISAIRMDEVAEPYIRRRAVRHLEKKRVCIFAAGTGNPYFTTDTAATLRANEMNCEAIFKGTKVDGVYDKDPNKFPDARRYDDVTYDEVLQKHLGVMDASAIALARDNDLPIIVFSLDEPGGFRGILAGTGTYTRVHG, from the coding sequence ATGTCGGAAAGCGCGTCCAAGACCCGCGGAAGCTATTCGCGCGTGATGTTGAAGATTTCGGGCGAGGCGCTGATGGGGGACCAGGGTTACGGCCTGCACCCGCCGACCGTCGCCCGCATCGCGCAGGAGGTCAAATCCGTCCATGACATGGGCGTCGAGATCTGCATGGTCATCGGCGGCGGCAACATCTTCCGCGGCCTTCAGGGCAGCGCGCAGGGCATGGAGCGGGCGACCGCCGACTACATGGGCATGCTGGCCACGGTGATGAACGCGCTGGCCATGCAGGCGGCGCTGGAGGCGCTGAAGATCCATACCCGCGTGATCTCGGCCATCCGCATGGACGAGGTGGCCGAGCCCTATATCCGCCGCCGCGCCGTGCGCCACCTGGAAAAAAAGCGTGTCTGCATCTTCGCCGCCGGCACCGGCAACCCCTATTTCACCACCGACACCGCCGCCACGCTGCGCGCCAACGAGATGAATTGCGAGGCGATCTTCAAGGGCACCAAGGTCGATGGCGTCTATGACAAGGATCCGAACAAGTTCCCCGACGCGCGGCGCTATGACGACGTGACCTATGACGAGGTGCTGCAAAAGCATCTGGGGGTCATGGATGCCTCGGCCATCGCGCTGGCGCGCGACAACGACCTGCCGATCATCGTCTTCTCGCTGGATGAACCGGGCGGTTTCCGCGGAATCCTGGCCGGCACCGGCACATATACGCGCGTGCACGGCTGA
- the frr gene encoding ribosome recycling factor: protein MSDEIEIDTDDLERRMKGAMESLRHEFASLRTGRASASMVEPIMVDAYGSPTPINQIGTVNVPEPRLVTINIWDKGLVGKAEKAIRESGLGINPQLNGTIIMLPIPELNEERRRELTRVAAQYAEHARVAIRNVRRDGMDQIKKAKSSGMSEDDQKFWETAVQELTDKMIASVDQALEAKQAEIMQV, encoded by the coding sequence ATGTCCGACGAGATCGAGATCGACACCGACGACCTGGAACGCCGCATGAAGGGCGCGATGGAATCCCTGCGCCATGAATTCGCCTCGCTGCGCACCGGCCGTGCCTCGGCCAGCATGGTCGAGCCGATCATGGTCGATGCCTATGGCTCGCCCACGCCGATCAACCAGATCGGCACGGTGAACGTGCCCGAGCCGCGGCTGGTCACGATCAACATCTGGGACAAGGGCCTGGTCGGCAAGGCCGAGAAGGCGATCCGCGAATCGGGCCTGGGCATCAACCCGCAGCTCAACGGCACCATCATCATGCTGCCGATCCCCGAGCTGAACGAGGAACGCCGGCGCGAACTGACCCGCGTCGCCGCGCAATATGCCGAGCACGCCCGCGTCGCCATCCGCAACGTGCGCCGCGACGGCATGGACCAGATCAAGAAGGCCAAGTCCTCGGGCATGTCCGAGGACGACCAGAAGTTCTGGGAAACCGCCGTGCAGGAATTGACCGACAAGATGATCGCCTCGGTGGACCAGGCGCTCGAGGCCAAGCAGGCCGAGATCATGCAGGTCTGA
- a CDS encoding helix-turn-helix domain-containing protein yields the protein MDEARRHLIPPDPVLARLAAAGITLETIPEPADPDPRPNVALTPAAFGRPLAPAPCLAPSPFRDLLPGPAGPGQAAALQPRCALPGGRPGGGLRLIPLAGLHWGGPVRSPAAPRSPRVRGDHVLLRPTGGTVAIMFPGHHHVLPAGRIAFIPAGTAFSLNPPPEVHGLALLIPPAMCRGLTLPQGLRHGLPGAADAELLDAAMTALGAGMPRAPAQNAATARGLGLIAAVLSRLGDGQGAGLAPSAPSPAGLAEARALTGHFLQLAQAELQSGQTIAELALRLGCSQAQLDRACRLSRGRSALELLYDLRLQCASKALRDGDLPMAQIAARLGYSGLGHFMRAFLAATGRTPQAYRALMRETHSRPGDRPAG from the coding sequence ATGGATGAAGCCCGCCGCCACCTGATCCCGCCCGATCCGGTGCTGGCGCGGCTGGCCGCGGCCGGCATCACCCTGGAAACCATCCCCGAGCCGGCGGACCCCGATCCCCGGCCGAACGTGGCCCTGACGCCGGCTGCTTTCGGCCGGCCGCTGGCCCCGGCCCCCTGCCTGGCCCCCAGCCCGTTCCGCGACCTTCTCCCCGGCCCGGCCGGGCCGGGTCAGGCGGCGGCGCTCCAGCCCCGCTGCGCTTTGCCGGGCGGGCGGCCGGGCGGCGGGCTGCGGCTGATCCCGCTGGCCGGCCTTCACTGGGGCGGGCCGGTGCGCAGCCCGGCCGCGCCGCGCAGCCCGCGGGTCCGCGGCGACCATGTGCTGCTTCGCCCGACCGGCGGCACGGTCGCGATCATGTTTCCAGGCCATCACCATGTGCTGCCGGCCGGCCGCATCGCCTTCATTCCCGCGGGCACCGCCTTTTCGCTGAACCCGCCGCCCGAGGTGCATGGGTTGGCGCTGCTGATCCCGCCCGCCATGTGCCGGGGGCTGACGCTGCCGCAGGGCTTGCGCCACGGCCTGCCTGGCGCCGCGGATGCCGAGCTGCTGGACGCGGCAATGACCGCGCTGGGTGCGGGGATGCCGCGCGCCCCCGCGCAGAATGCCGCGACCGCACGCGGGCTGGGGCTGATCGCAGCCGTGCTGTCGCGGCTGGGCGATGGACAGGGCGCGGGGCTGGCGCCATCCGCACCTTCGCCCGCCGGCCTGGCCGAGGCCCGGGCGCTGACCGGGCATTTCCTGCAACTGGCGCAGGCCGAGCTGCAATCGGGCCAGACCATCGCCGAACTGGCGCTGCGGCTGGGCTGCTCGCAGGCGCAGCTCGACCGCGCCTGCCGCCTGAGCCGGGGTCGCAGCGCGCTGGAGCTGCTCTACGACCTGCGGCTGCAATGCGCCAGCAAGGCGCTGCGCGACGGCGACTTGCCGATGGCGCAGATCGCGGCGCGGCTGGGCTATAGCGGACTTGGCCATTTCATGCGCGCCTTCTTGGCCGCGACGGGCCGCACGCCCCAGGCTTACCGGGCGCTGATGCGGGAAACCCACAGCCGCCCCGGCGATCGCCCCGCCGGCTGA
- the miaA gene encoding tRNA (adenosine(37)-N6)-dimethylallyltransferase MiaA, giving the protein MTPRHPILAGLEPRRHVLIAGPTASGKSALALEIAERQGGTIVNADALQVWSCWRVLTARPSPDDEARAPHVLYGHVPCDRGYSVGAWLAEVAALMDRGIGRLIVTGGTGLYLHALSRGLAAIPATPPEIRAWADQLVREPGGLARMVADLDAQTRTRIDLKNPVRVQRAWEVLTTTGRGIAAWQAETPPPLIDPAAAHLLVLEPDRDWLAERIERRFRLMLDQGALDEVRALLPRWSPDALWAKAIGAPELVAHLQGRIDLDEAIRRAVIATRQYAKAQRSFFRGRLGDWQRIGIDP; this is encoded by the coding sequence ATGACCCCGCGTCACCCGATCCTGGCCGGGCTGGAGCCCCGCCGCCATGTCCTGATTGCCGGGCCCACCGCCAGCGGCAAATCCGCCCTGGCGCTGGAGATCGCCGAGCGTCAGGGCGGCACCATCGTCAATGCCGACGCCTTGCAGGTCTGGTCCTGCTGGCGCGTGCTGACCGCGCGGCCCTCGCCTGATGACGAGGCGCGCGCGCCGCATGTGCTTTACGGCCATGTGCCCTGCGACCGCGGCTATTCCGTCGGCGCCTGGCTGGCCGAGGTGGCGGCGCTGATGGACCGGGGCATCGGCCGGCTGATCGTGACCGGCGGCACCGGGCTTTATCTGCATGCGCTCAGCCGCGGACTGGCGGCGATTCCCGCCACCCCGCCCGAAATCCGCGCCTGGGCCGACCAGCTCGTGCGCGAACCCGGCGGCCTGGCACGCATGGTCGCGGATCTTGATGCGCAGACCCGGACACGCATCGACCTGAAAAACCCGGTGCGCGTCCAGCGCGCCTGGGAGGTGCTGACCACCACCGGGCGCGGCATCGCCGCCTGGCAGGCCGAGACCCCGCCGCCGCTGATCGACCCCGCCGCCGCGCATCTCTTGGTGCTGGAGCCCGACCGCGACTGGCTGGCCGAGCGCATCGAGCGCCGCTTCCGGCTGATGCTGGACCAGGGCGCGCTGGACGAGGTGCGCGCCCTGCTGCCGCGCTGGAGCCCCGATGCGCTTTGGGCCAAGGCCATCGGCGCGCCGGAACTGGTCGCGCATCTGCAGGGACGGATCGACCTGGACGAGGCAATCCGGCGCGCGGTCATCGCCACGAGGCAATATGCCAAGGCGCAGCGCAGCTTCTTTCGCGGCCGGCTGGGGGATTGGCAGCGGATCGGGATCGACCCCTGA